In the genome of Chrysoperla carnea chromosome 5, inChrCarn1.1, whole genome shotgun sequence, the window ACTATATTATGTCAATTCATCTCCtctttaaaattgtttgatttaaCTTTACCTGGCCGGTTTCTTGGTCAATACTgccaactgtttttttttactacataggCAGCAATCGCAGGCTCTATGTGATTGTCTgaagacaaataatttaaaattattattcaaaaaatgccaaaaatgaaataaatgaacaGCAGTCCTTCCACCCCCCTCCCTTTGGCGACACCCATTGTTATATACATATCCATGACAATATATATCATAGACAACCTTGTATAACATTTGCAGTCAgttcaataaatacatttgattaATACACAACAAAATTGGCGACGAggattaaaaaatagtaaaaataggCACGACGAGtgcatcaaaataaaataaaaagtgttaaTAAGTGTTAAAACAAGACATTGATTGACAATATAACGTGATTAAGTGACAAAAAcagttaaaattacataaaaattacaaaataaaaatgtaatttagtaCAGTGCGCCGCGGTACATGTAAAtcaaacacatacaaaaataaactacacccaaaaaaaaattctcaaataataatatacaaacaataaCATTGcggtaattaaattaaaagtgtaTACCAGTATAATCACAATGGCAACGGAACAATTAATCGCGGAAATGTTAAGTGCAATTAAGCGACAAGGCGACACATTGACAGCGTTAGTGCAAAACCAACAAGTGACAAACAACGTTGCTGCAAATAATACGAACACAATTGTAAGTCACAACATTATGATTGAAAGTTTCGACCCGGAAGAAGAAGATTTTAGTTCATACAAAGAACGGTtagagaattttattaatttaagaggAGTTAACGAAAATGATGATAAGACAAAACGAAATTTACTGCTGGGGTGTTTAAAACGAGTACAGTTTCAACAGCTAGCGGCAATAACAGCACCAGAAAGACCAGGAGACAAATCGTACGACGAACTAGTAAAATTGTTGACACAACGGTTTGATAAAATAACGTCAGTACACACAGAAAGACATAAATTTCTATCACGAATACAAGGTAAAACAGAAACAATAGCGAATTACGTTAGCGGATTAAAAGAATTAGCACAAAAATGTAACTGGGTCTGTCCAAAAGAAGACTGTAAGACTGTCATTGATACGATTTTTCAAGCACAATTCATACGGGGACTCAGAGAAGCGAACGTTCGTGAAAAGATGCTAAGTATGGGCGAAACAACGTTAGAAAAGACGATACAAACGGCTTTAAACATTGAAGCTGCGCATAAACAAACTCGTGAAGAATACGCAGGCACAGGGACATCTAACGTGAACAAAATAACACAGCGACAAGCAAGAAGTAAATCAAGAGGCGATAGAACAGCTCGTACACCGCATACTTCCAAAAGTAGAAATACATCAAAATCACCAAATCGGAAATCGCGAAACGACCTGTCAAACATTGGTCTGAACGGGTTATGCCTCCATTGCGGGTATAATAACCACACGTCACAAGAATGCAGAGTAAAACACAAACTATTTTGCAAAGCCTGTAAAAAAAGGGGACACATAGAGAAAGTTTGTATAACCACACGAAGGAATACGAGTAATGTTCGCCAGACGACCATAGACGACAACACATACGATGACGAAGAACGCAatagtataaacaaaataaccgaagttactatttttgaaattaagaaTGAAGAACATTTTGCGCGTAAGTTCAACGTCAAAGTTCGGCtccaaaataaaacacaaactttCGAGTTAGACACTGGCAGTCCAGTAACAATACTATCGCAACACGACTATAACAAACTAAATCTACGAGCGACAGTTACTGAATGCACAAATATACGTTTTCGAGCATACAACGAAGAATTAATAATACCAATTGGCTACGTTGAAATACCAGTGACATACAAAAGATTTACAACACATCTTACGTTATACATCGTAAAAAGAAATTTCACTCCGATACTGGGACGAGTGTGGATCCGGAAActgaaaataatacatttaccaATAACGAGCGAACACGACGGTGATGAAAACGGAATAAGACAAATAGACATTACGGGGAAATaccgacaaatttttgaaaatagagtGGGGAAAATGCCAAACGTTAAATGTAAACTGGAACTAAAAGAAGATGCGACACCGGTTTTCTTGCCCCCACGCACAGTTCCATTCGCACTACATCGTAAAGTAGAGGAAGAGATCGCGAAACTTGAGCaagaaaatatcattgaaaaagtGGAGTTCAGCCAATGGGGTACTCCTTTGGTAATCGTACCCAAGGCAAACGGAGAAATAAGAATCTGTGCAGACTACAAAAACACCGTCAATAAACATTTGAAAGAAACTCATTATCCAATTCCGAAAATCGACGAGATTATAAACAGCACACACGGAAGcgaatatttttgtgtattagATTTGCACAAAGCTTACCTACACATAGAATTGGACGAAGAAAGTCAATTAGTAGCAGCAATAAGCACCCATTTGGGAACGTACAAAGCAAAACGATTGTTTTTCGGGTTAAAGGCAGCACCATCTCTTTTTCACTCAAAAATTCAACCAATACTTAGTGGATTATCAAACTTAAGATATTATTTCGACGATATCATAATATTCGGGAAGACAAAACAAGATTGCGAACAACATTTGGACGAATGCTTAAAACGACTGGAAAAACACGAC includes:
- the LOC123301392 gene encoding uncharacterized protein K02A2.6-like, with translation MATEQLIAEMLSAIKRQGDTLTALVQNQQVTNNVAANNTNTIVSHNIMIESFDPEEEDFSSYKERLENFINLRGVNENDDKTKRNLLLGCLKRVQFQQLAAITAPERPGDKSYDELVKLLTQRFDKITSVHTERHKFLSRIQGKTETIANYVSGLKELAQKCNWVCPKEDCKTVIDTIFQAQFIRGLREANVREKMLSMGETTLEKTIQTALNIEAAHKQTREEYAGTGTSNVNKITQRQARSKSRGDRTARTPHTSKSRNTSKSPNRKSRNDLSNIGLNGLCLHCGYNNHTSQECRVKHKLFCKACKKRGHIEKVCITTRRNTSNVRQTTIDDNTYDDEERNSINKITEVTIFEIKNEEHFARKFNVKVRLQNKTQTFELDTGSPVTILSQHDYNKLNLRATVTECTNIRFRAYNEELIIPIGYVEIPVTYKRFTTHLTLYIVKRNFTPILGRVWIRKLKIIHLPITSEHDGDENGIRQIDITGKYRQIFENRVGKMPNVKCKLELKEDATPVFLPPRTVPFALHRKVEEEIAKLEQENIIEKVEFSQWGTPLVIVPKANGEIRICADYKNTVNKHLKETHYPIPKIDEIINSTHGSEYFCVLDLHKAYLHIELDEESQLVAAISTHLGTYKAKRLFFGLKAAPSLFHSKIQPILSGLSNLRYYFDDIIIFGKTKQDCEQHLDECLKRLEKHDLHLNRGKCQFFVTQIKYLGYIISKKGVEKDPSKTAAIAKAHIPTNVTELRQFLGVVQFFSKFVPMLSTKMQPLYELLRKEADFVWNKQCQHAFETIKKEIIGDRILTTYAQDLPLILEVDASPYGLGAMLAHKIRNETRPICFISRSLTKAEKQYSHLDKEATAIYWSTSKLWQYLYGRKFELITDSKPLKTILNPNKNLPAVTAMRLMRYALHMRQFNYEITYRRGNENMVADYLSRAPVESVNDERVDENFKVEEEILQILQLLCTKAITYQEIASETKRDKELSELKRKLENGTECENQSEYSLHKDVIMRGNRVIIPKTLQEYVLGELHNTHCGIVKMKAIARSTVYWKNIDKDIEQIAKACHICAQYQKADRHVPLHKWETPTEPWQRIHIDFAGPIYEKQLLIVIDALTKWVEVIVFDKAPTSKTTITALKHIFAAQGLPMTIVSDNATIFKSDEFEQFLEANGIAQLNSAPNHPATNGQAERTVQTIKTKLKKLMSESTGNIREKIDDILFDYRATPLNCGKTPVELHYGRQIKTKLHLLTPPTNLITDTKYDKHERKIKSFTIGQRVLSRNYYGNDKWLLGTIVERLGKIHYHVRLDNKVIVKRHANQLKRTACQTTPATSVGEQVKKNETKAVLFKLPDISVQNQRKPAKERKSEQVQVRRKSEQVQVRRSTRTRRPVERLNL